One genomic segment of Amycolatopsis sp. WQ 127309 includes these proteins:
- a CDS encoding TIGR03564 family F420-dependent LLM class oxidoreductase, translating to MTIGVTLPSGDTAAAPNLVDELLAQARQAADAGLKSVWFSQLPLSQDAITVAALAGRENPGLEVGTSVVPIYPRHPLVVANAAQTAHAATGGRFTLGVGLGSKGFLGPVYGVEYPPPIKHLREYLTVLKQVFTGEAVEFDGETVRAHAPGLSTVGGDVPIIVAAMGPQALRVTGELADGTLPFLAGPRALAEQIVPHLPAGKRILAAVPAIVTNEPEAVRALAVEQMSFYAQIPSYQRILAAEGVDHPADLAIIGDEKTVLAGLRRYYDAGATDVLVSQTGIRSSEERRRTWEVISSIGS from the coding sequence ATGACCATCGGAGTCACGCTTCCCTCGGGCGACACCGCCGCCGCGCCGAACCTCGTCGACGAGCTCCTGGCGCAGGCCAGGCAAGCTGCCGACGCCGGGCTCAAGTCCGTGTGGTTCTCGCAGCTTCCGCTCAGCCAGGACGCCATCACCGTCGCCGCCCTCGCGGGGCGGGAGAACCCCGGGCTCGAGGTCGGCACTTCCGTCGTGCCCATCTACCCGCGGCACCCGCTGGTGGTCGCGAACGCGGCGCAGACCGCCCACGCCGCCACCGGTGGGCGGTTCACCCTCGGCGTCGGGCTCGGCTCGAAGGGGTTCCTCGGGCCCGTCTACGGCGTCGAATACCCGCCGCCCATCAAGCACCTGCGCGAGTACCTGACCGTGCTCAAGCAGGTCTTCACCGGCGAGGCCGTCGAGTTCGACGGTGAGACCGTCCGGGCCCACGCGCCCGGACTGTCCACTGTGGGCGGTGACGTGCCGATCATCGTCGCCGCGATGGGGCCGCAGGCGCTGCGCGTCACCGGTGAGCTGGCCGACGGGACCCTGCCGTTCCTCGCCGGGCCGCGGGCGCTGGCCGAACAGATCGTGCCGCACCTGCCCGCGGGTAAGCGGATCCTCGCCGCCGTGCCCGCGATCGTCACGAACGAGCCGGAGGCCGTGCGCGCCCTCGCCGTCGAACAGATGAGCTTCTACGCGCAGATCCCGTCGTATCAACGGATCCTGGCCGCGGAAGGGGTCGATCATCCGGCGGACCTGGCGATCATCGGTGACGAGAAGACCGTCCTCGCCGGGCTCCGGCGGTACTACGACGCCGGCGCGACCGACGTCCTCGTGTCGCAGACCGGCATCCGCTCGTCCGAAGAGCGGCGCCGGACCTGGGAGGTGATCAGCTCAATCGGTTCGTGA
- a CDS encoding ABC transporter permease translates to MRNYLLRRVAQAVFVLWAAFTLSFLILYLLPGDAVSAKLAGGEGGASMTAEQVAAARAEYGLDSPFPVQYLKRLVSALHGDFGRSVATGDDATHMVVTALPPTLAVTSLALVLAVLFGGGSAFLGTFTRFRWLRQALLSLPSLAISLPPFWVGLVLIQFFSFRLRLLPALGTQGFETIILPAITLALPTGAIIGQVLAKSLATQQEQPYAEIAAAKGASRWRVHFGHLLRNAAVPTLTVAGVVAGNLVAGSVITETVFSRDGVGRVTAAAVTAQDVPVVQAVIVLAALVFVVLNLIVDLLYPLLDPRIARTPEAVARG, encoded by the coding sequence GTGAGGAACTACCTGCTCCGCCGGGTCGCGCAAGCGGTCTTCGTGCTGTGGGCGGCGTTCACGCTGTCGTTCCTGATCCTCTACCTGCTGCCGGGGGACGCCGTTTCGGCGAAGCTCGCCGGCGGAGAGGGCGGGGCATCGATGACGGCGGAACAGGTCGCCGCGGCCCGCGCGGAGTACGGTCTCGACTCGCCGTTCCCGGTCCAGTACCTGAAACGGCTGGTCTCAGCGCTGCACGGCGACTTCGGCCGCAGTGTCGCGACCGGTGACGACGCGACGCACATGGTCGTCACGGCGTTGCCGCCGACGCTCGCCGTGACGAGCCTGGCCCTGGTGCTCGCCGTGCTGTTCGGTGGTGGCTCGGCGTTCCTGGGCACGTTCACGCGGTTCCGCTGGCTGCGGCAGGCGCTGCTGTCCCTGCCGTCGCTGGCGATCTCGCTGCCGCCGTTCTGGGTGGGCCTGGTGCTGATCCAGTTCTTCTCGTTCCGGCTGCGGCTGCTGCCCGCGCTCGGCACGCAGGGCTTCGAGACGATCATCCTGCCCGCGATCACGCTCGCCCTGCCGACCGGCGCGATCATCGGCCAGGTGCTGGCGAAGAGCCTGGCCACGCAGCAGGAGCAGCCGTACGCGGAGATCGCCGCGGCCAAGGGCGCGAGCCGCTGGCGCGTCCACTTCGGACACCTGCTGCGCAACGCCGCCGTGCCGACGCTGACCGTCGCCGGGGTGGTGGCGGGCAACCTGGTCGCCGGTTCGGTGATCACCGAGACGGTGTTCTCGCGCGACGGCGTCGGCCGGGTGACCGCGGCCGCCGTCACCGCGCAGGACGTCCCGGTGGTGCAGGCGGTGATCGTGCTGGCCGCGCTGGTGTTCGTGGTGCTCAACCTGATCGTCGATCTGCTCTACCCGCTGCTCGATCCGCGGATCGCGCGTACCCCCGAGGCGGTGGCTCGTGGTTGA
- a CDS encoding aromatic acid/H+ symport family MFS transporter — MSPGTRSWVVPLAWTAVLLDGFDLVVLGSVLPVLLRDHVWGLTPATASVVSTVGLAGMMLGGLAIGTITDVIGRRKSLIISVALFSLCTLLCAFAPSTFVFGLLRFVAGLGLGGCLPTAITLVTEYARRGKAGSATTTVMTGYHVGAVLTALLAIVLISPLGWRAMFVAGALPAVVLIPLMLKFLPESESFQRVRETERSAGHAVAGLFRGGLLRATIAFWITSFMGLLLVYGLNTWLPEIMRQAGYPLGAALSLLLTLNVGGIVGLLVAGRVADRVGIRPSARVWFIAGAVFLALLSVRLPAVGLYAAVFLTGCFVFSAQVLVYAYIGRIYPDAIRATGLGWSAGIGRIGAISGPLLGGALLTAGIAYPWGFYAFAAVGALGAVAVTVVRPGHNARTEDSVPAPESRPATT, encoded by the coding sequence ATGTCCCCTGGCACTCGCTCCTGGGTCGTGCCCCTGGCCTGGACCGCCGTTCTGCTCGACGGGTTCGACCTCGTCGTGCTCGGCTCCGTGCTGCCCGTGCTCCTGCGTGACCACGTCTGGGGCCTGACGCCCGCCACGGCGTCGGTCGTCTCGACGGTCGGCCTGGCCGGGATGATGCTGGGCGGCCTGGCGATCGGCACGATCACCGACGTCATCGGCCGCCGGAAGTCCCTGATCATCTCGGTCGCGCTGTTCTCGCTGTGCACGCTGTTGTGCGCCTTCGCGCCGTCGACGTTCGTCTTCGGCCTGCTGCGCTTCGTCGCCGGGCTCGGCCTCGGCGGCTGCCTGCCGACGGCCATCACGCTGGTCACGGAGTACGCGCGCCGCGGCAAGGCCGGCAGCGCGACGACCACGGTGATGACCGGCTACCACGTCGGCGCGGTGCTGACGGCGCTGCTGGCGATCGTGCTGATCTCGCCGCTGGGCTGGCGCGCGATGTTCGTCGCCGGCGCCCTGCCCGCGGTGGTGCTGATCCCGCTGATGCTGAAGTTCCTGCCGGAGTCCGAGTCGTTCCAGCGGGTCCGCGAGACCGAGCGCTCGGCCGGGCACGCGGTCGCCGGGCTGTTCCGCGGCGGGCTGCTGCGCGCCACCATCGCGTTCTGGATCACGTCGTTCATGGGCCTGCTGCTGGTCTACGGCTTGAACACCTGGCTGCCGGAGATCATGCGCCAGGCCGGCTACCCGCTCGGCGCCGCGCTCAGCCTGCTGCTGACGCTGAACGTCGGCGGCATCGTGGGCCTGCTCGTCGCGGGCCGGGTCGCCGACCGCGTCGGCATCCGGCCGTCCGCGCGCGTCTGGTTCATCGCGGGTGCGGTGTTCCTGGCGCTGCTGAGCGTGCGGCTGCCGGCCGTCGGGCTGTACGCGGCGGTGTTCCTGACCGGCTGCTTCGTCTTCAGCGCGCAGGTGCTGGTGTACGCCTACATCGGCCGGATCTACCCGGACGCCATCCGCGCGACCGGCCTCGGCTGGTCCGCCGGCATCGGCCGGATCGGCGCGATCTCCGGCCCGCTCCTCGGCGGCGCGCTGCTGACGGCCGGGATCGCGTACCCGTGGGGCTTCTACGCCTTCGCGGCGGTCGGCGCCCTGGGCGCGGTGGCGGTCACGGTCGTCCGCCCCGGCCACAATGCCCGGACCGAAGACTCCGTCCCGGCGCCGGAATCACGCCCCGCCACCACCTAA
- a CDS encoding ABC transporter substrate-binding protein — MSQLSRARNAAALLALPLLLTACSAAGGEQSAADAGPPKAGGTLRLGISSAPDCIDPQQTATNASINVARQLVDSLTDQDPKTGEIKPWLAEKWESNADSTAFTFHLRAGATFSDGTPVDAAAIKTSFDGIKALGTKAQLGYGYLAAYKSTTVVDPRTARLEFSAPSAQFLQASSTVSLGVLAPAAFQKTPEQRCQGNGLVGSGPFTFESLKQNQEIVLAKRKGYTWGSSLFKHQGEAYLDKIDYKIVPEPGVRTGSLASGQLDAITDVQPVDEPQFTSNGFTENIRPNPGVVFNLHANTTRGVLTDEKVRQAVLKGVDRTEVVNTVLTPSYKPATSILGSATPLHSDLSAQLAYDQKGATALLDGDGWVPGADGIRVKNGQRLSAAVVFSPVFNQNRSVLELIQQQLRKIGFDLKIEQHTNAETTQIQLSGNYDFLWYNVTRADPDILRGQFSTKAGNRSRLTPGNPLDVALDAQSSTVDNAKRKPSADEAQQLIVDHAYAVPVFELTQVVAESAKAHAVDFEASSRLQLFDAWLS, encoded by the coding sequence GTGTCCCAGCTTTCCCGTGCCCGCAACGCCGCGGCCCTGCTCGCCCTGCCCCTGCTGCTGACCGCCTGCTCCGCGGCGGGCGGCGAGCAGAGCGCCGCCGACGCCGGTCCGCCCAAGGCCGGCGGCACGCTCCGGCTCGGCATCTCGTCCGCGCCCGACTGCATCGACCCGCAGCAGACCGCCACGAACGCGTCGATCAACGTCGCGCGCCAGCTGGTCGACTCGCTGACCGACCAGGACCCGAAGACCGGCGAGATCAAGCCGTGGCTGGCCGAGAAGTGGGAGAGCAACGCCGATTCGACGGCGTTCACCTTCCACCTGCGCGCCGGCGCGACGTTCTCCGACGGCACGCCGGTCGACGCCGCGGCGATCAAGACCAGCTTCGACGGCATCAAGGCCCTCGGCACGAAGGCCCAGCTCGGCTACGGCTACCTCGCCGCCTACAAGAGCACGACCGTCGTCGACCCGCGGACCGCGCGCCTCGAGTTCTCCGCGCCCAGCGCCCAGTTCCTGCAGGCCAGCTCGACGGTGTCGCTCGGCGTCCTGGCCCCCGCGGCGTTCCAGAAGACGCCGGAGCAGCGCTGCCAGGGCAACGGCCTGGTCGGCTCCGGGCCGTTCACCTTCGAGAGCCTGAAGCAGAACCAGGAGATCGTGCTGGCCAAGCGCAAGGGCTACACCTGGGGCTCGTCGCTGTTCAAGCACCAGGGTGAGGCGTACCTCGACAAGATCGACTACAAGATCGTGCCGGAGCCCGGCGTCCGCACCGGCAGCCTCGCCTCCGGCCAGCTCGACGCGATCACCGACGTCCAGCCGGTCGACGAGCCGCAGTTCACGAGCAACGGCTTCACCGAGAACATCCGGCCGAACCCGGGGGTCGTGTTCAACCTGCACGCGAACACCACCCGCGGTGTGCTCACCGACGAAAAGGTGCGTCAGGCCGTGCTCAAGGGCGTCGACCGCACCGAGGTCGTGAACACCGTGCTGACGCCGAGCTACAAGCCGGCCACCAGCATCCTGGGTTCGGCGACGCCGTTGCACAGCGACCTGTCCGCGCAGCTGGCCTACGACCAGAAAGGCGCCACGGCGCTGCTGGACGGCGACGGCTGGGTGCCCGGCGCCGACGGCATCCGCGTGAAGAACGGGCAGCGGCTGAGCGCGGCCGTCGTGTTCTCGCCGGTGTTCAACCAGAACCGCAGCGTGCTGGAGCTGATCCAGCAGCAGCTGCGCAAGATCGGTTTCGACCTCAAGATCGAGCAGCACACCAACGCCGAGACCACGCAGATCCAGCTGAGCGGCAACTACGACTTCCTCTGGTACAACGTCACCCGCGCCGACCCGGACATCCTGCGCGGCCAGTTCTCGACGAAGGCCGGCAACCGCAGCCGGCTCACGCCGGGCAACCCGCTCGACGTCGCGCTCGACGCCCAGTCGTCCACTGTGGACAACGCCAAGCGGAAGCCCTCGGCCGACGAGGCGCAGCAGCTGATCGTCGACCACGCCTACGCGGTGCCGGTGTTCGAGCTGACCCAGGTCGTCGCGGAGAGCGCCAAGGCGCACGCCGTCGACTTCGAAGCGTCGTCACGGCTGCAGCTGTTCGACGCGTGGCTGTCGTGA
- a CDS encoding HNH endonuclease family protein, which produces MPTRRAVRHSLAVLAATAVLSGTLAGVADATPPGVPSAATAKSELASLTVKADGSQTGYSRDKFPHWIDQGNSCDTREVVLKRDGTNVVTGSNCAATSGSWFSPYDGETWTAASDVDIDHVVPLAAAWRTGASSWTTAQRQAYANDLTDPQLIAVTDNVNQSKGDKSPDQWKPPLTGYWCTYAKMWVAVKTKFKLTVNTAEKTALTDMLGRC; this is translated from the coding sequence ATGCCAACCAGGCGTGCTGTTCGTCATTCCTTGGCTGTCCTCGCCGCCACCGCGGTGCTCTCCGGAACATTGGCCGGCGTCGCCGACGCCACCCCGCCGGGCGTCCCGTCCGCCGCGACGGCGAAGTCCGAGCTGGCTTCGCTGACCGTGAAGGCCGACGGGTCCCAGACCGGCTACAGCCGCGACAAGTTCCCGCACTGGATCGACCAGGGCAACAGCTGCGACACGCGCGAAGTCGTGTTGAAGCGCGACGGCACGAACGTCGTCACCGGGTCGAACTGCGCCGCCACCTCCGGCAGCTGGTTCAGCCCGTACGACGGCGAGACCTGGACGGCGGCGTCCGATGTGGACATCGACCACGTGGTGCCGCTGGCCGCCGCGTGGCGCACCGGGGCGTCGTCGTGGACGACGGCCCAGCGCCAGGCGTACGCGAACGACCTGACCGACCCGCAGCTCATCGCCGTGACGGACAACGTCAACCAGTCGAAGGGCGACAAGTCGCCCGACCAGTGGAAGCCGCCGCTCACCGGCTACTGGTGCACCTACGCGAAGATGTGGGTCGCGGTGAAGACGAAGTTCAAGCTCACCGTCAACACCGCGGAGAAGACGGCCCTGACGGACATGCTCGGCCGCTGCTGA
- a CDS encoding OsmC family protein, translating into MSLTDVIDGTRKAVDADPHNAAVSFSVEHTLKPGTRTEVAVKVRGHEFTVDEPPALGGADQAANPVEFALAALGSCQVITYQFWAAKRGIPLDSVKVTVDGDLDLHGFFGFSLNTRPGFGDVRVSVELEGPASRERYEDLKREVDEHCPVLDLFRNETPVSTKLT; encoded by the coding sequence ATGTCGCTGACCGACGTCATCGACGGCACTCGCAAAGCCGTCGACGCCGACCCGCACAACGCCGCCGTGTCCTTCAGCGTGGAGCACACCCTGAAGCCCGGCACCAGGACCGAAGTCGCCGTCAAGGTGCGGGGGCACGAGTTCACCGTCGACGAGCCGCCGGCGCTCGGCGGTGCCGACCAGGCCGCGAACCCCGTCGAGTTCGCGCTCGCCGCGCTCGGGTCGTGCCAGGTGATCACGTACCAGTTCTGGGCGGCCAAGCGCGGGATCCCGCTCGACTCGGTCAAGGTCACCGTGGACGGCGACCTCGACCTGCACGGCTTCTTCGGCTTCTCGCTCAACACCCGCCCCGGCTTCGGGGACGTCCGGGTGTCCGTCGAGCTCGAAGGGCCGGCGAGCCGGGAGCGCTACGAAGACCTCAAGCGCGAGGTCGACGAGCACTGCCCGGTGCTCGACCTGTTCCGCAACGAGACGCCGGTCAGCACGAAGCTGACCTGA
- a CDS encoding ABC transporter permease encodes MKVPFPPGLVIAVVVLAFVLLAAFVPGLLTSYDPITGVPAERLQGPSLHHFFGTDETGRDVYARVIHGASLSLRATAIAVLTALIAGSALGLLAGFRGGWADTVIMRIVDVFLAIPPILLSLALVTALGFGTTNVAIAVGIANLASFARVMRAEVLRVRSGVFVEAARASGVRWSGVLLRHVLPNAAGPVLALATLTLGTAVLEVSALSFLGFGATPPTPEWGSLVAGGRSFLATAWWMTTFPGLTVAAVVLSANRLSRALDGGER; translated from the coding sequence GTGAAAGTGCCATTCCCGCCCGGCCTGGTGATCGCCGTTGTCGTGCTGGCTTTCGTGCTGCTCGCCGCGTTCGTACCAGGACTGTTGACCAGCTACGACCCGATCACCGGCGTCCCGGCCGAACGGCTGCAAGGGCCGTCGCTGCACCACTTCTTCGGCACCGACGAGACCGGGCGTGACGTCTACGCGCGGGTGATCCACGGCGCGTCGCTCTCGCTGCGCGCGACCGCGATCGCCGTGCTGACGGCGTTGATCGCGGGCTCGGCGCTGGGCCTGCTCGCCGGGTTCCGCGGTGGCTGGGCCGACACCGTGATCATGCGGATCGTGGACGTCTTCCTGGCCATCCCGCCGATCCTGCTGTCGCTGGCCCTGGTCACGGCACTGGGCTTCGGCACGACGAACGTCGCGATCGCCGTCGGCATCGCGAACCTCGCCTCCTTCGCGCGAGTCATGCGCGCGGAGGTGCTTCGCGTGCGAAGCGGCGTCTTCGTCGAAGCCGCGCGAGCCAGCGGAGTGCGCTGGTCCGGCGTGCTGCTGCGGCACGTCCTGCCGAACGCGGCCGGCCCGGTGCTCGCGCTGGCGACGCTCACCCTCGGCACGGCCGTGCTCGAGGTGTCGGCGCTGAGCTTCCTCGGTTTCGGCGCGACCCCGCCGACGCCCGAATGGGGCTCGCTGGTCGCCGGCGGCCGCAGTTTCCTGGCCACGGCCTGGTGGATGACGACGTTCCCGGGATTGACGGTCGCGGCGGTGGTCCTGTCCGCGAACCGGCTTTCCCGCGCACTGGACGGAGGCGAGCGATGA
- a CDS encoding Na+/H+ antiporter encodes MEILVLMGVLTGSLALTAFARRYNLSAPLLVVVVALGVALIPGVPRLELEPELVLTVVLPPLLYSTSLESSVTHFKRNLRPIVALGVVLVAVTAVVVALVVHLLLPDVPFASALVLGAVVAPPDAVTAVAIGRKLGLPRRVMSVLTGESLVNDAAALTLYKVALAAVAGTAGSAGHGFAVFGVATVLGIAVGLAIGALVVGIRRLLDDPLLESAFGIIVPFGAYVTAEHLHPFGEEFSGSGVLAVVAAGLYLGHRSLYASPATRMQDRSVWASIDVLLEALVFALMGLQLPFVLDGAAHAARDNGTLALVALAVLAVTMLVRIPAVALFAYLPKTLRLFGQVRRAPDWQTIAVISWTGMRGVVTLAAAAGVPAGTPGREEIQLFAFAVAIGTVLIQGLTLPPLIRVLKVQDPSETSRDEAEELAAREVAQKAAHARLREISRDRLAELDLPPEKVERLKERLERLVDTRYRFAKAAITLSGEDRSGSPQAQFAKARRELLITQRKAMIEENRAGRLDDEILGKMLRELDLEELSVSTTLTNRLS; translated from the coding sequence GTGGAGATCCTGGTCCTGATGGGCGTGCTCACCGGCTCGCTCGCGCTGACGGCGTTCGCGCGGCGCTACAACCTGTCCGCGCCACTGCTGGTCGTGGTGGTCGCGCTCGGGGTGGCGCTGATCCCCGGCGTGCCGCGGCTCGAGCTGGAGCCGGAGCTCGTCCTCACCGTCGTGCTGCCGCCGTTGCTCTACTCGACGTCGCTCGAAAGCTCGGTGACGCACTTCAAGCGGAACCTGCGCCCGATCGTCGCGCTGGGCGTGGTGCTGGTCGCCGTCACCGCGGTGGTCGTCGCGCTGGTCGTGCACCTGCTGCTGCCGGACGTGCCGTTCGCCTCGGCGCTCGTCCTCGGCGCCGTCGTGGCGCCGCCGGACGCCGTGACGGCGGTCGCGATCGGCCGCAAGCTCGGCCTGCCACGGCGCGTGATGAGCGTGCTGACCGGTGAAAGCCTGGTCAACGACGCCGCCGCGCTGACGCTCTACAAGGTCGCGCTCGCCGCCGTCGCCGGCACCGCGGGCTCGGCCGGGCACGGCTTCGCGGTGTTCGGCGTCGCGACCGTGCTGGGCATCGCCGTCGGCCTGGCGATCGGCGCGCTCGTGGTGGGGATCCGGCGGCTGCTCGACGACCCGCTGCTGGAGTCGGCGTTCGGGATCATCGTGCCGTTCGGCGCGTACGTCACCGCCGAGCACCTGCACCCGTTCGGCGAGGAGTTCAGCGGATCCGGCGTGCTCGCCGTCGTCGCCGCGGGCCTCTACCTCGGCCACCGCTCGCTCTACGCGTCACCCGCGACGCGGATGCAGGACAGATCCGTCTGGGCGTCGATCGACGTCCTGCTGGAGGCGCTGGTGTTCGCGCTGATGGGCCTGCAGCTGCCGTTCGTGCTCGACGGCGCCGCGCACGCGGCCCGCGACAACGGCACCCTCGCGCTGGTGGCGCTGGCCGTGCTCGCGGTGACGATGCTGGTGCGGATCCCGGCGGTGGCGCTGTTCGCGTACCTGCCGAAGACGTTGCGGCTGTTCGGCCAGGTCCGCCGGGCCCCCGACTGGCAGACGATCGCGGTGATCTCGTGGACCGGCATGCGCGGCGTCGTCACGCTCGCCGCCGCGGCCGGTGTCCCGGCTGGCACCCCCGGCCGCGAGGAGATCCAGCTGTTCGCGTTCGCGGTGGCGATCGGCACGGTGCTCATCCAGGGCCTCACGCTGCCGCCGCTGATCCGGGTGCTGAAGGTCCAGGACCCGTCGGAGACCTCGCGGGACGAGGCCGAGGAACTCGCGGCCCGCGAGGTCGCGCAGAAGGCGGCGCACGCGCGGCTGCGCGAGATCAGCCGCGACCGGCTCGCCGAGCTGGACCTGCCGCCGGAGAAGGTCGAGCGCCTGAAGGAGCGGCTGGAACGGCTCGTCGACACGCGCTACCGCTTCGCCAAAGCGGCCATCACGCTGTCCGGCGAGGACCGCTCCGGCAGCCCGCAGGCTCAGTTCGCGAAGGCCCGGCGCGAGCTGCTGATCACCCAGCGCAAGGCGATGATCGAGGAGAACCGCGCGGGCCGGCTCGACGACGAGATCCTCGGGAAGATGTTGCGCGAGCTGGACCTGGAGGAGCTGTCGGTCTCGACGACGCTCACGAACCGATTGAGCTGA
- a CDS encoding adenylosuccinate synthase, translating to MPAIVLIGAQWGDEGKGKATDLMGDRVQWVVRYQGGNNAGHTVVLPNGENFALHLIPSGILTPGVTNVIGNGVVVDPGVLLDELSGLEARDVDTSKLLISADAHLIMPYHVAIDKVTERYLGSRKIGTTGRGIGPCYQDKIARVGVRVQDLLDEKIFRQKVEAALEFKNQVLVKVYNRKALEANQVADEVLAAGEKFAHRIADTRLQLNQALERGETVLLEGSQGTLLDVDHGTYPFVTSSNPTSGGASAGSGIGPGRIGTVLGILKAYTTRVGSGPFPTELNDESGEYLRKQGGEFGVTTGRSRRTGWFDAVIARYAVRVNGITDYFLTKLDVLSGLEKVPVCVGYEVDGFRTQDMPMTQTDVHHAIPIYEEHPGWFEDISACRTFEELPANARAYVERLEELSGARISAIGVGPGREQTIVRHQFV from the coding sequence ATGCCGGCCATCGTGCTCATCGGTGCCCAATGGGGAGACGAAGGCAAGGGCAAGGCCACCGACCTGATGGGTGACCGCGTCCAGTGGGTCGTCCGCTACCAGGGTGGCAACAACGCCGGTCACACGGTCGTCCTGCCGAACGGCGAGAACTTCGCCCTGCACCTCATCCCGTCCGGCATCCTCACCCCCGGCGTGACCAACGTCATCGGCAACGGCGTGGTCGTCGATCCGGGTGTGCTGCTGGACGAGCTGTCCGGACTCGAAGCGCGGGACGTCGACACGTCCAAGCTGCTGATCTCCGCCGACGCGCACTTGATCATGCCGTACCACGTGGCCATCGACAAAGTCACCGAGCGCTACCTGGGCAGCCGCAAGATCGGCACCACCGGCCGCGGCATCGGGCCGTGCTACCAGGACAAGATCGCCCGCGTCGGCGTCCGCGTGCAGGACCTGCTCGACGAGAAGATCTTCCGGCAGAAGGTCGAAGCCGCACTGGAGTTCAAGAACCAGGTGCTGGTGAAGGTCTACAACCGCAAGGCGCTGGAGGCGAACCAGGTCGCCGACGAGGTGCTCGCCGCGGGCGAGAAGTTCGCGCACCGCATCGCCGACACCCGGCTGCAGCTCAACCAGGCCCTCGAGCGCGGCGAGACCGTGCTGCTCGAAGGCTCACAGGGCACGCTGCTCGACGTCGACCACGGCACCTACCCGTTCGTGACGTCGTCGAACCCGACGTCCGGCGGCGCGAGCGCCGGTTCGGGCATCGGCCCGGGCCGGATCGGCACGGTGCTCGGCATCCTCAAGGCCTACACCACGCGCGTCGGCTCCGGCCCGTTCCCGACCGAGCTGAACGACGAGTCCGGCGAGTACCTGCGCAAGCAGGGCGGCGAGTTCGGCGTCACCACGGGCCGCTCGCGGCGCACCGGCTGGTTCGACGCGGTGATCGCGCGCTACGCGGTCCGCGTCAACGGCATCACCGACTACTTCCTCACCAAGCTGGACGTGCTGTCCGGGTTGGAGAAGGTGCCGGTGTGCGTGGGTTACGAGGTCGACGGCTTCCGCACGCAGGACATGCCGATGACGCAGACCGACGTGCACCACGCGATCCCCATCTACGAAGAGCACCCGGGCTGGTTCGAGGACATCTCGGCGTGCCGCACGTTCGAGGAGCTCCCGGCGAACGCGCGTGCGTACGTCGAGCGCCTCGAAGAGCTGTCGGGCGCCCGGATCTCGGCGATCGGCGTCGGCCCGGGCCGCGAGCAGACGATCGTGCGGCACCAGTTCGTCTGA